In one window of Poriferisphaera corsica DNA:
- a CDS encoding thiamine phosphate synthase, with protein sequence MMQVKRIIDANANRVREALRVMEEAARFLLNNKDLCSQIKSMRHDFAAAISQIPNLESQRDTTGDVGTSVCTAREYERSNTKDVAIAAGKRLSEALRAIEEYGKVLGPVGVDLVRAVEQLRYRGYTVEQSLNIALSYSCDADWQLCLLLTRVMCEHHTWEVVLKEAIKGGVDCVQIREKEAEGGLSGRALVMYCKEVVKICHAADVAVIVNDRADVAMMCGADGVHVGQQDVGCDELRNLFGGQMLVGVSTSCIAEAELAWEMGASYCGVGPMFATTTKDKKVIVGPKYLNEYGLWGKLPGLAIGGIEPSEEKLEALRGAGMGEEGMRLGMAVSGVICRSEKPGEVAADLKSLFNG encoded by the coding sequence ATGATGCAGGTCAAACGAATTATTGATGCCAACGCCAACCGTGTCCGAGAAGCCCTTCGGGTGATGGAGGAAGCGGCGCGTTTCCTCTTAAATAACAAAGACTTATGTTCACAGATCAAATCGATGCGTCACGATTTCGCTGCCGCCATCTCACAAATCCCCAATCTTGAATCTCAACGGGATACCACCGGCGATGTTGGCACAAGTGTTTGCACTGCAAGAGAATACGAACGATCAAACACAAAGGATGTCGCGATCGCTGCGGGTAAACGACTCAGCGAAGCACTTCGAGCGATTGAAGAATATGGCAAGGTGCTTGGGCCTGTAGGTGTCGATTTGGTACGTGCCGTCGAGCAACTTCGGTACCGTGGGTATACGGTTGAACAATCTCTAAATATTGCACTGTCATACAGTTGTGATGCAGATTGGCAGCTATGCCTATTGCTCACACGCGTGATGTGCGAGCATCACACATGGGAAGTGGTCTTGAAAGAAGCGATCAAAGGGGGCGTGGATTGCGTGCAAATACGTGAAAAGGAAGCAGAGGGCGGCTTAAGTGGACGCGCGTTAGTGATGTACTGCAAAGAAGTTGTGAAGATTTGTCATGCGGCTGACGTGGCGGTGATTGTCAATGACCGCGCGGATGTGGCGATGATGTGCGGGGCGGATGGGGTGCATGTCGGGCAGCAGGATGTTGGGTGTGATGAGTTGCGTAACCTCTTTGGTGGCCAAATGTTAGTTGGTGTGAGTACGAGTTGTATCGCGGAAGCGGAGCTGGCTTGGGAGATGGGCGCGAGTTATTGCGGGGTTGGGCCGATGTTTGCGACGACCACGAAGGATAAAAAAGTGATTGTGGGGCCTAAGTATTTGAACGAATATGGGTTATGGGGCAAGCTGCCAGGCTTGGCGATCGGCGGGATTGAGCCGAGCGAGGAGAAATTGGAGGCTTTGAGGGGTGCGGGGATGGGTGAGGAAGGGATGCGATTGGGGATGGCAGTGAGTGGTGTGATCTGCCGATCTGAGAAGCCGGGCGAGGTGGCTGCGGACTTAAAATCTCTATTCAATGGTTAG
- a CDS encoding ZIP family metal transporter: MNGTLYFYLSVYCVLILLVSLFGGIIPMMVKLTHRRMQFAISCVAGFILGIAVLILLPGSFESLGEAFYVANWVIAGMLVMFFLERFFCFHHHDVDDANIDHASCKDAPEGIQAEVDRHKQGECGCAHEHHHGQSVDGNEQISLTAHEHKLTWSGAAIGLTLHSIIAGVALAAAMAGEGESGRFWPGIAVFLVIVLHKPFDSMTLGTLMAASGWSKGWRHIVNGLFALAVPLGAVLFLLGVGGGSDVHANAIVGGALAFSAGVFLVVSLSDLLPEIQFHHHDRLGLTAALLLGLALAYGVVLFGHSKMHGEDDGHNHGANAAEVHVGEMEREIHMIGNQEADVHIEAGEVDEHAEHDHE, translated from the coding sequence ATGAACGGCACACTGTATTTTTATCTGAGCGTTTACTGTGTATTAATTTTGTTAGTATCGTTGTTTGGTGGCATCATCCCGATGATGGTCAAGCTGACGCATAGACGGATGCAGTTTGCGATCAGTTGTGTTGCTGGGTTTATTTTGGGGATCGCAGTGCTGATTTTGCTGCCAGGATCATTTGAGTCATTAGGGGAAGCGTTTTATGTGGCGAACTGGGTGATTGCGGGGATGTTGGTCATGTTTTTCCTGGAGCGTTTTTTCTGCTTTCATCACCATGATGTTGATGATGCGAATATTGATCATGCATCATGCAAAGATGCACCTGAGGGGATTCAAGCAGAAGTTGATCGTCACAAGCAAGGCGAGTGCGGATGTGCTCATGAACACCATCATGGTCAATCTGTGGATGGGAATGAGCAGATTAGCCTAACGGCTCATGAACACAAGCTGACATGGAGCGGGGCGGCAATTGGCCTGACATTGCACAGTATCATTGCAGGTGTCGCGTTGGCGGCTGCGATGGCGGGAGAAGGGGAAAGCGGCCGGTTTTGGCCGGGGATTGCAGTGTTTTTGGTTATCGTTCTGCATAAGCCGTTTGATTCGATGACGCTGGGAACGCTAATGGCGGCGAGCGGCTGGTCTAAGGGGTGGCGGCATATCGTAAATGGGCTATTTGCATTGGCGGTTCCGTTAGGTGCGGTGCTGTTTTTGCTGGGTGTTGGGGGAGGAAGTGATGTGCATGCGAATGCGATCGTGGGTGGCGCACTGGCATTCTCGGCGGGGGTGTTCTTAGTGGTTAGTCTGAGCGATTTGTTGCCAGAGATTCAGTTCCATCATCATGATCGGTTGGGTTTAACAGCGGCGCTGCTGCTGGGCTTGGCGCTGGCGTATGGGGTGGTGCTGTTTGGACACAGTAAGATGCACGGCGAAGATGATGGGCACAATCACGGGGCAAATGCAGCGGAAGTCCATGTGGGTGAGATGGAACGTGAGATACACATGATTGGTAATCAAGAAGCGGACGTGCATATTGAAGCCGGTGAGGTGGATGAGCATGCTGAACATGATCATGAGTAA
- the rimO gene encoding 30S ribosomal protein S12 methylthiotransferase RimO produces MVWTTRDRYTTDPMNTENKTNEMATKADSKIETVSFVSLGCPKNLVDSEKMLGLLAEDGLLPVDSDEPADAVVVNTCGFLEAAKDESIGEINQAVALKEEGLVKRVVVAGCLVQRQRAKLLEWCPGIDAMIGVFDRDRIIEAVKGPTGFEIGNDIAVELPVYSSIAANAVIAKQHREMGDEVTGYFEEDGGRMRLTARHYAYLRISEGCNQNCAFCTIPSIRGKMRSKPVDRIVGEARELMNDGAFELNLIGQDTTSFGDDIGYEAGLVGMLEGLNGVVKEYGGGWVRLMYAYPSKFTDEMVEAIARLEHVVKYIDIPLQHINDGVLDRMRRYTSRECIETLLRKLKERVPGIAIRTTFISGFPGETEEQHQELVEFVRGFGFENMGVFGYSPEPGTVAGTMYGKGDAVDDETIARRIDELMMTQQTVVFERHDAMVANEDEVDVLIDAKTDSVLEGEDGDVAGVLYQGRTSRQAPQVDGVTYVHSESGQEYALGEIVKCRVIGYDGYDLIAKPVRELEKRVSLPLA; encoded by the coding sequence GTGGTTTGGACAACACGGGATCGCTATACTACCGATCCGATGAACACTGAAAATAAGACAAACGAAATGGCGACGAAGGCGGACTCGAAGATCGAGACCGTCTCGTTTGTCAGTTTAGGGTGCCCGAAGAACTTAGTTGACAGCGAAAAGATGCTAGGGCTACTGGCTGAGGATGGACTGTTGCCTGTTGACAGTGACGAGCCTGCAGATGCGGTTGTTGTCAATACGTGCGGCTTTCTTGAGGCAGCTAAGGATGAGTCTATTGGAGAGATCAATCAGGCTGTTGCTCTAAAAGAAGAGGGACTGGTCAAACGTGTGGTTGTGGCGGGGTGCCTGGTTCAGCGACAACGGGCGAAGCTGCTGGAATGGTGCCCGGGGATTGATGCAATGATTGGGGTGTTTGATCGAGATCGGATTATCGAAGCGGTCAAAGGCCCGACGGGTTTTGAGATCGGTAACGATATTGCCGTTGAATTGCCGGTGTATTCGAGTATCGCGGCGAATGCGGTGATTGCAAAACAACACCGAGAGATGGGGGATGAGGTCACAGGATATTTTGAAGAAGATGGCGGACGGATGCGTCTAACTGCGCGTCATTATGCATATCTTCGAATAAGTGAAGGATGCAATCAAAACTGTGCGTTCTGTACGATTCCATCGATCCGAGGGAAGATGCGCAGCAAGCCGGTCGATCGGATTGTGGGCGAAGCGCGTGAGTTGATGAATGATGGGGCATTCGAGTTAAATCTGATTGGTCAGGACACGACGAGTTTTGGGGATGATATTGGCTACGAAGCGGGGCTGGTTGGGATGCTTGAGGGGCTTAATGGTGTGGTGAAAGAGTATGGTGGTGGGTGGGTGCGTTTAATGTATGCGTACCCTTCAAAGTTTACGGATGAGATGGTTGAGGCTATCGCACGATTAGAGCATGTGGTGAAGTATATCGACATCCCACTGCAGCATATTAATGATGGGGTGCTAGATCGGATGCGGCGGTATACAAGTCGTGAGTGCATTGAAACGCTTCTTCGGAAATTGAAGGAAAGGGTGCCGGGGATTGCGATCAGGACGACTTTTATCAGTGGGTTTCCGGGCGAGACGGAAGAACAGCATCAGGAACTGGTTGAGTTCGTACGTGGGTTTGGTTTTGAGAACATGGGTGTGTTTGGATACTCGCCTGAGCCGGGAACTGTTGCAGGGACGATGTATGGCAAAGGCGATGCCGTTGATGACGAGACGATTGCAAGACGGATTGATGAGTTGATGATGACACAGCAAACGGTAGTGTTTGAGCGGCATGACGCGATGGTTGCGAATGAAGATGAAGTCGATGTTTTGATTGATGCAAAGACGGATAGCGTCCTGGAAGGTGAAGACGGTGATGTGGCTGGCGTGCTTTATCAGGGACGAACAAGTAGGCAGGCGCCACAGGTAGATGGTGTGACGTATGTGCATAGTGAGAGTGGACAGGAATATGCGTTAGGTGAGATTGTGAAATGCCGCGTGATTGGGTATGACGGATATGATTTGATTGCAAAGCCTGTGAGAGAATTAGAAAAACGCGTATCGCTACCTTTGGCATAG
- a CDS encoding lipid-A-disaccharide synthase N-terminal domain-containing protein — translation MKIRITKTRVIVCSIIAALAAVGITYGIYSLLNSANTITIKTIPSNAASAQLIKTPDQGIQYQIKTFDGQTQHLSPNQFASEIYNEHTNRTLKTQIFVTIFNITNKDKFGWVALGLLGQLVFAGRMIVQIIASEKKRQSVVPVAFWWMALTGASMLLLYFVWRKDVVGIIGQSTGWLIYTRNLYFIYLKPSPPTTLEDTEEGNLPASE, via the coding sequence ATGAAAATACGAATCACCAAAACACGCGTCATCGTCTGCTCCATCATCGCAGCACTCGCCGCCGTCGGCATCACCTACGGCATCTACTCCCTCCTCAATTCCGCCAACACCATCACAATCAAAACCATCCCCTCAAACGCAGCCTCCGCTCAACTCATCAAAACACCCGATCAAGGGATCCAATACCAAATCAAAACCTTTGATGGGCAAACCCAACACCTCTCTCCTAATCAATTCGCCTCAGAAATCTACAACGAACACACCAACCGCACACTCAAAACTCAAATCTTTGTCACCATCTTCAACATCACCAACAAAGACAAATTCGGCTGGGTCGCGCTCGGACTCCTCGGCCAACTCGTCTTCGCAGGACGCATGATCGTTCAAATCATCGCCTCAGAAAAAAAACGACAATCCGTCGTCCCCGTCGCTTTCTGGTGGATGGCTCTAACCGGCGCTTCGATGCTCTTGCTCTACTTCGTCTGGCGCAAAGACGTCGTCGGCATCATCGGCCAATCAACCGGTTGGCTCATCTACACGCGCAACCTCTACTTCATTTATTTAAAACCATCACCCCCCACGACACTCGAAGACACCGAAGAAGGCAACCTCCCCGCCTCCGAATAA
- the rho gene encoding transcription termination factor Rho: protein MKTATGILEVLTRVDGRLRQLNDTYIADPEDPVIPAQLIDRYGLRPGLELEVELGKPMGGANNKNNKRKIQHKKQQFKRPKPDAIAPSALRVNKIIKIDGIPASEYVNTEHPRYEDLTTIDPEPRLTLEYPGCPASCRLIDLFCPIGYGQRGMIVSPPKAGKTTLLQNIAFAIQKNHPEAKTVALLIDERPEEVTDFRRNVPCTVWASSNDHTPERHVGLAMAAIERAKRWAEQGKDVIILLDSLTRLGRAFNTSPHLQNTGRTLSGGLDAGALSIPKQLFGAARKFEEGGSLSIIATALVDTGSRGDQVIFEEFKGTGNMELILDRKIAEQRVFPAIDLAASGTRKEEKLMSAHEVTTINALRRRLLNMPPVQQVDQLLKALERFPTNGDLVGNPQSPASAQASARA, encoded by the coding sequence ATGAAAACTGCAACCGGGATACTCGAAGTTCTAACTCGCGTCGATGGACGCCTTCGCCAACTCAACGACACATACATCGCTGACCCCGAAGACCCCGTCATCCCTGCACAGCTCATCGACCGTTACGGCCTGCGACCCGGACTCGAACTCGAAGTCGAACTCGGCAAGCCCATGGGTGGTGCAAACAACAAAAACAATAAACGCAAAATTCAGCACAAAAAGCAGCAATTCAAGCGTCCCAAACCCGACGCAATCGCTCCTTCTGCCCTTCGTGTTAACAAAATCATCAAGATCGATGGCATCCCAGCCTCCGAATACGTCAACACAGAACATCCAAGATACGAAGACCTCACCACAATCGATCCTGAGCCCCGTCTCACACTCGAATACCCCGGCTGCCCCGCCTCATGTCGCCTCATCGATCTCTTCTGCCCCATCGGTTACGGCCAGCGCGGCATGATCGTCTCGCCACCCAAAGCTGGCAAGACGACCCTGCTTCAAAATATCGCTTTCGCCATCCAAAAAAACCATCCCGAAGCCAAGACCGTCGCGCTCCTGATCGATGAACGACCCGAGGAAGTCACCGACTTCCGTCGCAACGTTCCATGCACCGTCTGGGCCTCCTCAAACGACCACACCCCCGAACGACACGTCGGCCTCGCCATGGCCGCCATCGAACGCGCCAAACGCTGGGCAGAGCAGGGCAAGGATGTCATCATCCTCTTGGACTCGCTCACACGTCTCGGCCGGGCCTTCAACACCTCACCTCACCTCCAAAACACTGGCCGCACCCTCTCCGGCGGACTCGATGCCGGCGCCCTCTCAATCCCGAAACAACTTTTCGGTGCTGCCCGTAAGTTCGAAGAAGGCGGTTCACTCTCCATCATCGCCACCGCACTCGTCGATACCGGCTCACGTGGCGACCAAGTCATCTTCGAAGAGTTCAAAGGCACCGGTAACATGGAGCTCATCCTCGATCGTAAGATCGCCGAGCAACGCGTCTTCCCTGCCATCGACCTCGCAGCCTCCGGCACACGTAAAGAAGAAAAACTCATGTCCGCTCACGAAGTCACCACCATCAACGCACTTCGTCGTCGACTCCTCAACATGCCTCCCGTGCAGCAAGTTGATCAACTACTCAAAGCCCTCGAACGTTTCCCAACCAACGGCGACCTCGTCGGCAACCCACAGTCACCCGCCTCAGCGCAGGCATCCGCTCGCGCCTAA
- a CDS encoding sugar transferase, whose product MITNSNAHHVNEKTIWGLNTSQLHDRFWAARNIQVVRVNQHTQINHTAELYLLLDQTSLVTFKFLQIHDILNWLRPHLLILRLHDQLEHAYKERIVTDENDRFIRFERLYPSANRKVTRVALTPDPVIAESWQRFQDIHKAWHQLRKEISQIDRAAVSIPATVFDVTRNSECNQYTRQLVNIWRRPDTTIPSTERINAQLPVWRMADFQIDTGKTVFVGPIWIGAGRHIDSVHTVVGPAILWDDPQHRPKPSEFTWDPIEPNVTSKDLYYDVKPRRLTTIQRFIKRAFDIVFSLLILILLLPIFPIVMLAIYIEDGRPFFFAHTRETMHGKQFPCIKFRSMRNNAEEIKQKLQQQNVSDGPHFYIEKDPRHTTIGRLIRKLNIDELPQLLNVLLGHMSIVGPRPSPESENQFCPAWREARLSVRPGITGMWQVYRSRDEGLDFQEWIKYDLLYVEQMSFHLDMKLILLTSKQILGIK is encoded by the coding sequence ATGATCACGAACTCAAACGCACACCATGTAAATGAAAAAACGATATGGGGATTGAATACATCTCAGCTCCATGACCGTTTTTGGGCTGCGCGCAATATTCAGGTTGTACGAGTCAATCAGCACACGCAAATTAACCACACTGCAGAACTTTATTTACTCCTGGATCAAACCTCACTCGTCACATTCAAGTTCCTGCAAATCCATGACATTCTCAATTGGCTTCGCCCACACTTACTCATCTTGCGTCTCCATGACCAGCTTGAGCACGCATACAAGGAACGGATCGTTACCGACGAAAATGATCGTTTTATACGATTCGAACGGCTCTATCCTTCAGCAAACCGAAAAGTTACACGTGTCGCACTCACCCCAGATCCTGTCATTGCGGAATCATGGCAAAGATTTCAGGACATTCACAAAGCTTGGCATCAACTACGAAAAGAAATATCTCAGATTGATCGTGCCGCGGTTTCGATTCCTGCAACTGTTTTTGACGTAACTAGAAATTCAGAATGCAATCAATACACGCGACAGCTTGTAAATATTTGGCGGCGTCCAGATACAACTATTCCATCGACCGAAAGAATCAATGCCCAATTGCCTGTTTGGAGAATGGCAGATTTTCAGATTGATACTGGCAAAACAGTTTTTGTTGGCCCTATATGGATTGGTGCAGGCCGACACATAGATTCCGTACATACAGTCGTTGGGCCAGCTATACTCTGGGATGACCCACAACACCGCCCCAAACCAAGCGAATTTACATGGGATCCGATTGAACCAAACGTAACATCGAAGGACTTATACTATGATGTTAAACCACGTAGACTCACGACCATTCAACGTTTTATAAAACGAGCATTCGACATCGTTTTTTCATTATTGATTCTTATTTTACTTCTCCCAATATTCCCGATTGTGATGCTCGCCATTTACATCGAAGATGGCCGTCCCTTCTTTTTTGCCCATACCCGAGAAACCATGCATGGTAAACAATTTCCTTGTATCAAGTTCCGATCTATGCGTAATAATGCAGAAGAAATTAAACAAAAACTACAGCAGCAAAATGTTTCAGATGGCCCTCACTTCTATATTGAAAAAGATCCAAGGCACACAACCATCGGACGTCTCATCCGTAAACTCAACATTGATGAACTTCCTCAACTCTTAAACGTTCTCTTAGGTCATATGTCTATCGTGGGCCCACGTCCTTCTCCTGAATCAGAAAATCAATTTTGCCCCGCATGGCGTGAAGCGCGTCTCTCAGTCAGGCCCGGCATCACTGGCATGTGGCAAGTTTATCGTTCTCGTGATGAAGGTCTCGATTTTCAGGAATGGATTAAGTACGACCTGCTTTACGTTGAGCAAATGTCCTTTCACTTAGACATGAAGCTCATACTACTCACCTCAAAGCAAATCCTAGGCATAAAATAA
- a CDS encoding Swt1 family HEPN domain-containing protein yields the protein MRTSELKSFGMTAQLIESDIQKIEHDYQLELQPPNGKEINEKYYPQFDQLVRDDASKMSKYYELFYCLEKTIRELIALTLKDSKKQSNWWNNHSIPQRIFDDVNKRMTRELDSGITLRSDHEIDYTTFGELSEIIKHNWDEFGSIFSSLRAVEKILSNLNILRGPIAHCGHLAEDEVLRLELSIRDWFRAMEQA from the coding sequence ATGAGAACATCTGAGCTCAAATCGTTTGGAATGACTGCTCAACTAATTGAATCTGATATACAGAAAATCGAACACGATTACCAATTAGAATTGCAGCCTCCTAACGGTAAAGAAATTAATGAGAAATACTACCCACAGTTTGATCAATTAGTTAGAGATGATGCATCTAAAATGAGTAAGTATTACGAATTGTTCTATTGCCTAGAAAAAACAATTCGTGAATTGATTGCATTAACGCTTAAAGATTCTAAAAAACAATCGAATTGGTGGAATAACCATTCTATACCACAAAGAATTTTTGATGATGTAAACAAAAGAATGACGCGTGAACTTGATTCAGGCATAACATTACGCTCAGATCATGAAATCGACTACACAACTTTCGGTGAATTAAGCGAGATTATCAAACATAATTGGGATGAATTCGGTAGCATATTTTCAAGTTTACGAGCTGTAGAAAAAATACTGTCGAATCTAAACATACTAAGAGGGCCAATTGCGCATTGTGGTCATTTAGCTGAGGACGAAGTGCTACGATTAGAATTAAGCATCAGAGATTGGTTTAGAGCTATGGAACAAGCTTAA
- a CDS encoding tetratricopeptide repeat protein, which yields MDWDALYEKVEQLCDTGEYEAALEVANQALDVAESLGDEEMIARSLFYMAYLNDVLESDELAAEFYRRSLQLFEQVDHEEGVESEDVALVAGNLGMIYKRQGKSKEAETLYERALFIMGDLHGSESAEYAKQLQNLADLYLGMKSFDQAEALLLRVLLIQERTLNKDDLEIAHTLCDLAEVYYQTEQFEKPERHYLRAIGVMEKNVEASDTELAMTLSNLAELYQVLERHDEAAGLYERVLGMEGVGKEVKAVAASNLGQVFFSQGRVHEGRSLMEGMLVALASEDETDGYLKTVVMKQLGFGLKMTGELEEAEGLYRRALGLREALIGREHLDIVPLLDDLGDLYVDQGRFSEAEAYFMRSLELNRKLRNAGDPEIGQSMKHLGENFFSLGAYRKAMEMYEGALEILVEVYGERHIDIAYLENGLGDVNHSLEKLDEAAAHYQKAIALCESLAGDDDEVIDEKFGGIGDVLASACNNLALVYGEWGRLVEAVVLMERAIAILERGTKDESESIKISLKNLVDLYEELGDVENAKAVKSRLDEVS from the coding sequence ATGGACTGGGATGCCTTGTATGAAAAAGTCGAGCAGTTGTGCGATACGGGCGAGTATGAGGCTGCGCTGGAGGTGGCTAATCAAGCATTAGACGTGGCGGAATCATTGGGTGATGAGGAGATGATCGCGCGCAGTTTGTTTTATATGGCGTATCTGAATGATGTGCTGGAAAGTGATGAATTAGCGGCTGAGTTTTACCGCAGAAGTTTGCAGTTGTTTGAGCAGGTGGATCATGAGGAAGGGGTGGAAAGTGAAGATGTGGCATTGGTGGCGGGGAATCTGGGGATGATCTATAAACGGCAGGGCAAGAGTAAAGAGGCGGAGACGCTGTATGAGCGGGCGCTGTTTATTATGGGGGATCTGCATGGGTCTGAGTCGGCGGAGTATGCGAAGCAGCTGCAGAATCTGGCGGATCTTTATCTGGGGATGAAATCGTTTGATCAAGCGGAAGCGTTGTTGTTGCGGGTGCTTTTGATTCAGGAAAGAACGCTGAATAAAGATGATTTGGAGATCGCGCATACACTTTGCGATTTGGCTGAGGTGTATTACCAGACAGAGCAGTTTGAGAAGCCGGAGCGTCATTACCTGCGAGCGATTGGAGTGATGGAAAAAAACGTGGAGGCAAGCGACACGGAGTTGGCGATGACGCTGAGCAATCTGGCGGAGTTGTACCAGGTGTTAGAGCGGCATGATGAAGCGGCGGGGTTGTATGAGCGGGTGCTTGGCATGGAGGGTGTGGGCAAGGAAGTGAAGGCGGTTGCAGCGAGTAATTTGGGGCAGGTATTTTTCAGTCAGGGCAGAGTCCATGAAGGACGGTCGCTGATGGAAGGGATGCTGGTAGCGCTTGCGTCGGAGGATGAGACGGATGGATATCTGAAGACGGTGGTGATGAAGCAGTTGGGGTTTGGATTGAAGATGACGGGGGAGTTGGAAGAGGCGGAGGGGTTGTATCGGCGGGCGTTGGGATTGCGTGAAGCGTTGATCGGCAGGGAGCATTTGGATATTGTGCCGCTGCTCGATGATTTGGGGGATTTGTATGTGGATCAGGGGCGGTTCTCTGAGGCGGAAGCGTATTTCATGCGATCGCTGGAGTTGAATCGGAAGCTGCGCAATGCAGGTGATCCGGAGATTGGGCAGAGCATGAAGCATTTGGGGGAGAATTTTTTCAGTCTTGGGGCGTATCGTAAGGCAATGGAGATGTATGAGGGGGCGCTTGAAATATTGGTTGAGGTGTACGGGGAACGGCATATTGATATTGCGTATTTGGAAAATGGATTAGGGGATGTGAATCATAGTTTGGAGAAGTTGGATGAGGCGGCGGCGCATTATCAGAAGGCGATTGCGTTGTGCGAATCACTTGCTGGGGATGACGATGAAGTCATAGACGAAAAATTCGGGGGCATTGGAGATGTGTTGGCATCGGCGTGTAACAATCTTGCGCTGGTGTATGGGGAGTGGGGACGCTTAGTGGAGGCTGTGGTGTTGATGGAGCGAGCGATTGCGATTTTGGAGAGGGGAACGAAAGATGAATCGGAATCGATCAAGATCAGTTTGAAAAATCTGGTGGATCTCTATGAGGAATTGGGGGATGTTGAGAATGCGAAAGCAGTGAAGTCGAGGTTGGATGAGGTGAGTTAA
- a CDS encoding DUF5343 domain-containing protein, with protein MSTKLPYLATPGSITNALDKIANAATPPICNNDFVKSKLKIKGGTGSSIAPFLKKIGLVASDGTPTKLYKQFRNPASAGSAIADAIKIGYKPLYEANEYAHELSDKELKGLIMEVTGLEGSNASMQRIYGTFKKLNEKADFENPVSDYTEPSTSDETQRVTHNNHSELPLNIGYTINLNLPPTTNIEVFNAIFSSLKQHLLKD; from the coding sequence ATGAGCACCAAATTACCTTACTTAGCAACTCCCGGATCTATCACAAACGCTTTAGATAAAATCGCCAATGCGGCTACGCCGCCAATATGCAACAATGATTTCGTTAAAAGCAAACTTAAAATTAAAGGCGGAACTGGCAGTTCAATTGCACCATTTCTAAAAAAGATTGGACTAGTTGCATCTGACGGAACTCCAACAAAACTTTACAAGCAATTTCGCAACCCCGCCTCTGCAGGATCTGCAATAGCAGACGCGATCAAAATTGGCTACAAACCTCTATACGAAGCAAACGAATACGCTCATGAGTTATCAGATAAGGAACTCAAAGGTTTAATTATGGAAGTAACTGGGCTTGAGGGCAGTAATGCGTCAATGCAACGGATTTATGGCACATTTAAAAAACTCAATGAAAAAGCTGACTTTGAAAACCCAGTGTCCGATTATACCGAACCATCTACGAGCGATGAAACACAGAGAGTAACCCATAACAATCATTCTGAATTACCACTTAACATCGGATACACAATCAATCTCAATCTTCCCCCAACAACAAATATTGAAGTTTTCAATGCAATATTCAGCAGTTTAAAACAGCATTTATTGAAAGATTGA